One part of the Flavobacterium johnsoniae UW101 genome encodes these proteins:
- a CDS encoding DUF6708 domain-containing protein — MFTTVKKERKLRDQECINRLHLDRSVEAPEAYGRVIRMNSTYLETVDYMYKKRGLMSFFGIFAIGSIGLFVVFLLFDVISQYLDPNWDHHDESEIIWTTLFMAILSSLFIIGFIAFYRTIGEWFRYTHYPIRFNRKNRMVYFFRGYDTVLTVPWDEVYFTIQLTGGRYTSYNLYGLVMKDSQTVKEKFNVDSDFTESNSLRYWEFIRRYMEKGVPAVIKAPGLEYYLPIADKRETVHQGWIALTSEYESMPIFKTIITPFLALAFLGRFIYQWTSKVPLWPKDIENECRIKFSDPYIFDSRKNPEGYR, encoded by the coding sequence ATGTTTACAACAGTAAAAAAAGAACGCAAATTACGAGATCAGGAATGCATTAATCGTTTACATCTCGATAGAAGCGTTGAAGCCCCAGAAGCTTATGGCAGAGTAATTCGAATGAACTCTACTTATTTGGAAACAGTTGATTATATGTATAAGAAACGTGGTCTAATGAGTTTTTTTGGGATTTTTGCTATTGGATCTATTGGCCTTTTTGTTGTTTTTCTCCTATTTGATGTAATATCTCAATATCTGGATCCTAATTGGGATCACCATGATGAATCTGAAATAATTTGGACAACTCTTTTTATGGCTATTCTTTCATCATTATTCATTATTGGCTTTATTGCTTTCTATCGTACAATTGGAGAGTGGTTTCGATATACTCATTATCCAATACGATTTAATAGAAAAAACAGAATGGTTTATTTCTTTCGGGGTTATGATACGGTTCTCACTGTTCCATGGGACGAGGTCTATTTTACCATACAACTTACAGGAGGAAGATATACTTCATACAATCTTTACGGATTGGTCATGAAAGATTCTCAAACAGTTAAGGAAAAGTTCAATGTTGACTCAGATTTTACCGAAAGCAACAGTTTAAGATATTGGGAATTTATTCGCCGTTATATGGAAAAAGGTGTTCCAGCAGTTATTAAAGCCCCTGGCCTGGAATATTATCTACCCATTGCTGACAAACGCGAAACTGTTCATCAAGGCTGGATAGCATTGACATCAGAATACGAATCAATGCCTATATTTAAAACCATAATAACTCCATTTCTGGCATTAGCTTTCCTTGGGCGTTTTATTTATCAGTGGACAAGCAAAGTACCCTTATGGCCAAAAGATATCGAAAATGAATGTAGAATTAAATTTAGCGATCCTTATATATTTGATTCAAGAAAGAATCCTGAAGGTTATAGATAA
- a CDS encoding nucleoside permease: MGIKNRLIFMSFLQFFVWGAWLITIGNYWFGTKNWEGTQFGLVFGTMGIASLFMPTLTGIIADRWVNAEKLYGILHIVYAAVLFGIAQVVTPDNFILVMLLAMCCYMPTIALSNSISYTSLKLNNKNIVKDFPPIRVWGTIGFIVAMWITNLSGSKATEYQFYIAGVGALILGIYAFTLPKCEPQRLIKENASWIETFGLESFKLFANYKMALFFVFSMFLGGALQLTNAYGDVFLDEFKHFPKYADSFVIQYSTIIMSISQVSETLFILAIPFFLRRFGIKQVMLISMLAWVLRFGLFAFGDPVNGLWMIILSCIVYGMAFDFFNISGSLFVESNTDSKIRSSAQGLFMMMTNGVGAVLGSLTSGWAIDRFFTKSFNTTVELAGFLQTDASNQKMAEFVKSQGNSISADGAFSNPVLMKDWHTIWLSFAIYALVIAIAFAVLFKHKHDPKEIENLSH, translated from the coding sequence ATGGGAATTAAAAACAGGTTAATCTTTATGAGCTTTCTTCAATTTTTTGTTTGGGGAGCCTGGCTTATCACAATTGGAAATTATTGGTTTGGAACCAAAAATTGGGAAGGAACACAATTTGGTTTAGTATTTGGAACCATGGGAATTGCTTCTTTATTCATGCCTACATTAACCGGAATTATTGCCGACAGATGGGTTAACGCTGAAAAATTATATGGAATTTTACATATCGTTTACGCAGCAGTTTTATTTGGAATTGCACAAGTTGTAACTCCTGATAATTTTATTCTTGTAATGCTTTTGGCAATGTGCTGCTATATGCCTACAATTGCTTTAAGTAACTCTATTTCATATACTTCGCTAAAATTAAACAATAAAAATATCGTAAAAGATTTTCCGCCAATTCGTGTTTGGGGAACTATTGGTTTTATTGTAGCAATGTGGATTACGAATTTAAGCGGCAGTAAAGCAACTGAATATCAGTTTTATATAGCTGGAGTTGGTGCTTTAATTTTAGGAATTTACGCTTTTACATTACCAAAATGTGAGCCGCAGCGTTTGATAAAAGAAAATGCTTCGTGGATAGAAACTTTTGGTTTAGAATCGTTTAAATTATTTGCGAACTACAAAATGGCTTTGTTTTTTGTTTTCTCTATGTTTTTAGGAGGAGCTTTACAATTAACAAATGCTTATGGTGATGTATTTTTAGATGAATTTAAACATTTTCCAAAATATGCAGATTCTTTCGTAATTCAATATTCGACTATTATTATGTCGATTTCACAAGTCTCTGAAACGTTATTTATTTTAGCAATTCCATTTTTCTTAAGACGTTTTGGAATCAAACAAGTTATGCTTATCAGTATGCTGGCTTGGGTTTTACGTTTCGGATTATTTGCTTTTGGAGATCCTGTAAATGGTTTATGGATGATTATTCTTTCTTGTATTGTATACGGAATGGCATTTGATTTCTTTAATATTTCGGGTTCATTATTCGTAGAAAGTAATACAGATTCTAAAATTCGTTCTTCTGCACAAGGTTTATTTATGATGATGACCAATGGAGTAGGAGCAGTTTTAGGAAGTTTGACTTCTGGCTGGGCAATCGATCGATTCTTTACAAAATCGTTTAATACTACCGTAGAATTGGCAGGTTTTTTACAAACAGATGCTTCTAACCAAAAAATGGCTGAATTTGTAAAAAGTCAGGGAAATTCAATTTCTGCTGATGGTGCTTTTTCAAACCCGGTTTTAATGAAAGACTGGCATACAATCTGGCTTTCGTTTGCAATTTATGCTTTAGTAATTGCAATTGCTTTTGCTGTTTTGTTTAAGCACAAACATGACCCAAAAGAGATAGAAAATTTAAGTCATTAA
- the cmk gene encoding (d)CMP kinase, which yields MKKITIAIDGFSSTGKSTLAKQLAKELEYVYVDTGAMYRAVAYFAMQNKFIGADFFNKEALIEALPKIQLEFKFNSDLGFAEMYLNGENVEKQIRTIEVSNFVSKVAEVSEVRSKLVEQQQEMGTNKAIVMDGRDIGTVVFPNAELKIFMTASAETRAQRRFDELQQKGDNVSYEDVLKNVVERDYIDTHREDSPLVIADDAIEIDNSYLNKEEQFAAVLELVNDVVKID from the coding sequence TTGAAAAAAATTACCATTGCTATTGACGGTTTTTCATCTACCGGAAAAAGTACATTAGCGAAACAGCTGGCAAAAGAACTGGAGTATGTGTATGTAGATACAGGAGCTATGTATCGTGCAGTGGCTTATTTTGCCATGCAGAATAAGTTTATTGGAGCTGATTTTTTTAATAAAGAAGCTTTGATAGAAGCATTGCCAAAAATTCAATTAGAGTTTAAATTTAATAGTGATTTAGGTTTTGCAGAAATGTACTTAAACGGCGAAAACGTTGAAAAGCAAATTAGAACTATTGAAGTTTCGAATTTTGTAAGCAAAGTTGCCGAAGTATCTGAAGTTCGTTCAAAACTAGTTGAACAGCAGCAGGAAATGGGAACCAACAAAGCAATTGTTATGGACGGCCGTGATATTGGAACCGTAGTTTTTCCTAATGCCGAGCTTAAAATTTTTATGACTGCCAGTGCAGAAACCCGCGCTCAAAGACGCTTTGATGAATTACAGCAAAAAGGCGATAATGTTTCTTATGAAGATGTTTTAAAAAATGTTGTAGAAAGAGATTACATTGATACGCACCGCGAAGATTCTCCTTTGGTAATTGCTGATGATGCTATTGAGATTGATAATTCTTACTTAAATAAAGAAGAGCAATTTGCTGCTGTTTTAGAATTAGTAAACGATGTTGTTAAAATAGATTAA
- the porQ gene encoding type IX secretion system protein PorQ — MLKHYVLFLMILICSVSFGQIGGRYTYQFLNLTTNPRQAALGGKTITIYDEDVNQAMSNPAALNADMDNHLALNYGNYYGEASYGTGSYAYTYDRHLQTFYAGVNYINYGSFEGYDENGQRTSDFTGSEGALSVGYAYNVPFTDLHIGVNGKLITSTLESYNSIGGALDLGFLYIDERNDINYALVFRNIGTQFKTYSGIKENLPFEITAGISQELEHIPLRWHLTLENLQQWDIAFSNPVRGETNIDGTTNAEKVSFVNNALRHVVFGVELFPQRAFNVRLGYNFRRGEELRVEEQRNFSGVSLGFGLRMNKLKFNYSYSRYTLAANTSLFGLVLNLQ; from the coding sequence ATGTTAAAACACTATGTTTTATTTTTAATGATACTAATTTGTTCGGTTTCTTTCGGGCAGATTGGAGGGCGTTACACTTATCAATTTCTTAACCTGACAACCAATCCTCGTCAGGCCGCACTGGGCGGAAAAACCATTACCATTTATGATGAAGATGTCAATCAGGCTATGTCAAATCCAGCAGCCTTAAACGCAGATATGGACAATCATTTGGCCTTAAATTATGGAAATTATTACGGCGAAGCTTCTTACGGAACGGGTTCGTATGCTTATACTTACGATCGTCACTTACAGACTTTTTATGCCGGAGTGAATTATATTAATTACGGTTCATTTGAGGGATATGATGAAAATGGTCAAAGAACATCTGATTTTACAGGAAGCGAAGGGGCATTATCAGTTGGTTATGCCTACAATGTTCCTTTTACAGATCTGCATATAGGTGTAAATGGTAAATTGATAACCTCTACTCTGGAAAGTTATAATTCGATTGGCGGTGCCTTAGATTTAGGATTTTTATATATAGATGAAAGAAATGATATAAATTATGCGCTTGTATTTAGAAATATAGGTACACAATTTAAAACCTACTCTGGAATAAAAGAAAATCTGCCTTTTGAAATTACTGCCGGAATTTCTCAGGAATTAGAGCATATTCCTCTTCGCTGGCATCTTACTTTAGAGAATTTACAGCAATGGGATATTGCTTTTTCAAATCCTGTCCGCGGCGAGACCAATATAGACGGAACTACAAATGCTGAAAAAGTTTCATTTGTAAATAATGCTTTGAGACATGTTGTATTTGGTGTCGAGCTTTTTCCGCAAAGGGCTTTTAATGTGCGTTTAGGATATAATTTTAGAAGAGGAGAAGAATTACGTGTTGAAGAACAGCGTAATTTTTCGGGAGTTTCACTTGGGTTTGGTTTACGAATGAATAAGTTAAAATTTAACTATTCGTATTCGAGATATACATTAGCAGCAAATACAAGTCTTTTTGGGTTGGTTTTAAACCTTCAATAA
- the lon gene encoding endopeptidase La, with amino-acid sequence MSNHKILTIDNLSLQEFDSEAELIPLLTPEDEEEMNNEELPVSLPILPLRNTVLFPGVVIPISAGRDKSIKLINDANAGGKIIGVVSQINEEDEDPSKDDIHKIGTVARILRVLKMPDGNVTVILQGKKRFEIDEVVSEEPYMTASIKEVSEERPDENDSEFTAILDSVKELAIQIIKESPNIPSEATFAIKNIESQSFLINFVSSNMNLSVKEKQGLLSINGLKERALETLRYMNVELQKLELKNDIQSKVRFDLDQQQREYFLHQQMKTIQEELGGVSQEEEMDEMGQKAKTKKWDEKTQKHFEKELSKMRRMNPQSPDFGIQRNYLELFLELPWGEYSKDKFDLKHAQKVLDKDHFGLDEVKKRMIEHLAVLKLRNDMKSPIICLTGPPGVGKTSIGRSVAEALGREYVRISLGGLRDEAEIRGHRKTYIGAMPGRIIQSLKKAGTSNPVFILDEIDKLSSGNSGDPSSALLEVLDPEQNNAFYDNFLEMGYDLSKVMFIATSNNMAAIQPALRDRMEVIKMSGYTIEEKVEIAKRHLFPKQLEAHGLTSKDLTIGKKQLEKIVEGYTRESGVRNLETKIAQVIRNAAKAVAMEEEYNKKVTDEDIVKVLGVPRLERDKYENNDVAGVVTGLAWTSVGGDILFIESLISEGKGALTITGNLGNVMKESATIALEYIKANAKKLGLAIELFQKYNIHLHVPEGATPKDGPSAGIAMLTSLVSLLTQKKVKKSLAMTGEITLRGKVLPVGGIKEKILAAKRAGIKEIILCHENKSDIDEIKEEYLEGLTFHYVKEMSEVLAIALTDQNVKNAKTLK; translated from the coding sequence ATGTCAAATCATAAAATACTCACTATTGACAATCTGTCACTTCAAGAATTCGATTCAGAAGCAGAATTAATTCCATTGTTAACTCCAGAGGACGAAGAGGAAATGAATAATGAAGAACTTCCTGTTTCTCTGCCAATTTTGCCTTTAAGAAATACCGTTTTATTTCCGGGAGTTGTAATTCCAATTTCTGCGGGAAGAGACAAATCGATAAAATTAATTAATGACGCCAACGCCGGCGGAAAAATTATTGGAGTAGTTTCTCAGATTAATGAAGAAGACGAAGACCCGTCAAAAGATGATATTCACAAAATTGGTACTGTAGCACGCATTTTACGTGTTTTAAAAATGCCTGACGGAAACGTAACGGTTATTTTACAAGGGAAAAAACGTTTTGAGATAGACGAAGTAGTTTCTGAAGAACCATATATGACAGCTTCTATTAAAGAAGTATCAGAAGAACGTCCTGATGAGAATGACAGCGAGTTTACAGCAATTTTAGATTCTGTAAAAGAATTGGCAATCCAGATTATTAAAGAAAGTCCAAACATTCCGTCTGAAGCGACATTTGCAATTAAAAACATTGAAAGCCAGTCGTTTTTAATCAATTTTGTTTCTTCAAACATGAATTTATCTGTAAAAGAAAAACAAGGTCTTTTATCAATAAATGGCTTAAAAGAACGTGCTTTAGAAACATTGCGTTACATGAATGTTGAGCTTCAAAAATTAGAATTGAAGAATGACATTCAGTCAAAAGTTCGTTTTGATTTAGATCAGCAGCAAAGAGAATATTTCCTTCACCAGCAAATGAAAACCATTCAGGAAGAATTGGGAGGCGTTTCACAGGAAGAAGAAATGGACGAAATGGGGCAGAAAGCGAAAACCAAAAAATGGGACGAAAAAACGCAGAAACATTTCGAAAAAGAATTATCTAAAATGCGCCGTATGAATCCGCAGTCGCCGGATTTTGGAATTCAGCGCAACTATTTAGAGTTGTTTTTAGAGTTACCTTGGGGAGAATACTCAAAAGATAAATTCGATTTAAAACATGCTCAAAAAGTTTTAGATAAAGACCACTTTGGACTTGACGAAGTTAAGAAAAGAATGATTGAACATTTGGCAGTTTTAAAATTGCGAAATGATATGAAATCGCCAATTATATGTTTAACAGGGCCTCCAGGAGTTGGTAAAACGTCTATTGGACGTTCTGTAGCAGAAGCTTTAGGGCGCGAGTATGTTCGTATTTCTTTAGGTGGTTTGCGTGACGAAGCAGAAATTCGCGGTCATAGAAAAACCTACATTGGTGCAATGCCCGGACGAATTATACAAAGTCTGAAAAAAGCAGGAACATCAAACCCGGTATTTATTCTGGATGAGATTGATAAATTATCAAGCGGCAATAGCGGCGATCCTTCATCTGCTTTGTTAGAAGTTTTAGATCCGGAGCAAAACAATGCTTTTTATGATAATTTCCTTGAAATGGGATATGATTTATCTAAAGTAATGTTTATTGCGACCTCTAATAATATGGCAGCAATTCAGCCGGCATTACGTGACAGAATGGAAGTCATCAAAATGTCAGGTTATACAATTGAAGAAAAAGTAGAAATTGCAAAAAGACACCTTTTTCCAAAACAATTAGAAGCTCATGGTTTAACTTCTAAAGATTTGACTATTGGTAAAAAACAATTAGAAAAAATCGTTGAAGGTTATACAAGAGAATCTGGTGTACGTAATTTAGAAACAAAAATTGCTCAGGTAATTCGTAATGCTGCAAAAGCAGTAGCGATGGAAGAGGAGTACAATAAAAAAGTTACTGACGAAGATATCGTAAAAGTATTAGGTGTTCCGAGATTAGAGCGCGATAAATACGAAAATAACGATGTTGCCGGTGTTGTAACTGGTTTAGCGTGGACGAGTGTAGGCGGAGATATTTTATTTATTGAATCATTAATTTCTGAAGGAAAAGGAGCGTTGACGATTACCGGAAACCTTGGAAATGTAATGAAAGAATCGGCTACAATTGCTCTTGAGTATATTAAAGCCAATGCTAAAAAACTTGGACTGGCAATTGAGTTGTTTCAAAAATACAATATTCACCTGCATGTTCCGGAAGGAGCAACTCCAAAAGACGGACCAAGTGCCGGTATTGCAATGCTTACTTCTTTAGTGTCATTATTAACACAAAAGAAAGTAAAGAAAAGCCTTGCTATGACAGGAGAAATTACGTTACGCGGAAAAGTTTTGCCTGTAGGCGGAATTAAAGAAAAAATTCTTGCAGCGAAAAGAGCAGGTATCAAAGAAATTATCCTTTGTCATGAAAATAAAAGCGATATTGATGAAATTAAAGAAGAATACTTAGAAGGTCTTACTTTTCATTATGTAAAAGAAATGAGCGAAGTTCTAGCAATAGCATTGACAGACCAAAATGTAAAAAATGCTAAAACATTAAAATAA